A genomic window from Polaribacter gangjinensis includes:
- a CDS encoding acyl-CoA carboxylase subunit beta: MDLDFNKNEDYNKLLASDLRVKLSKIKLGGGQKGIDKLHEQGKLTARERIDYLLDKNSESIEIAAFAGDEMYPEHGGCPSGGVVVKIGYVKEKLCIVVANDATVKAGAWFPITGKKNLRAQEIAIENKLPIIYLVDSAGVYLPMQDEIFPDKEHFGRIFRNNAIMSSLGITQIAAVMGSCVAGGAYLPIMSDEALIVDKTGSIFLAGSYLVKAAIGETIDNETLGGATTHCEISGVTDYKAKDDKDALDKIRNIVDKIGDFEKAGFNRIKAVKPQENPDDIFGILPKARNEQYDMLEIIKRLVDNSEFEQYKEGYGKTILTGYARIDGWAVGIVANQRKLVKTKNGEMQFGGVIYNDSADKATRFIANCNQKKIPLVFLQDVTGFMVGSKSEHGGIIKDGAKMVNAVSNSVVPKFTVIIGNSYGAGNYAMCGKAYDPRLIVAWPSAELAVMSGNSAAKVLLQIETASLKKKGEIITPEKEQELFDKIKSRYDKQISPYYAAARIWTDAVINPLDTRKWISMGIEAANHAPIEKKFNLGILQV; this comes from the coding sequence ATGGATTTAGACTTCAATAAAAACGAAGATTACAACAAACTTTTAGCTTCAGATTTACGCGTAAAACTATCAAAAATAAAATTAGGAGGTGGTCAAAAAGGTATTGACAAATTGCACGAACAAGGAAAATTAACGGCAAGAGAACGTATTGATTATTTGTTAGATAAAAATTCAGAATCTATAGAAATCGCCGCTTTTGCTGGTGATGAAATGTATCCTGAACATGGTGGTTGTCCTTCAGGTGGTGTAGTTGTAAAAATTGGATATGTCAAAGAAAAACTTTGTATTGTTGTTGCTAATGATGCTACTGTAAAAGCAGGTGCTTGGTTTCCAATTACAGGAAAAAAGAATTTACGTGCACAAGAAATCGCAATTGAAAATAAACTTCCCATCATTTATTTAGTTGATTCTGCAGGTGTGTATTTACCAATGCAAGATGAAATTTTTCCAGACAAAGAACATTTTGGACGCATTTTTAGAAACAATGCCATTATGAGCAGTTTAGGCATCACTCAAATTGCAGCAGTTATGGGAAGTTGCGTTGCTGGTGGTGCATATTTACCAATCATGAGTGATGAAGCTTTGATTGTTGATAAAACCGGAAGTATTTTTTTAGCAGGAAGTTATCTTGTTAAAGCCGCAATTGGCGAAACTATTGATAATGAAACTTTGGGTGGAGCAACCACACATTGCGAAATTTCGGGAGTTACAGATTACAAAGCTAAAGACGATAAAGATGCTTTGGATAAAATCAGAAATATTGTAGATAAAATTGGAGATTTTGAGAAAGCTGGTTTCAACAGAATTAAAGCTGTAAAACCTCAAGAAAATCCGGATGATATTTTTGGAATTTTACCAAAAGCCAGAAACGAACAATATGATATGCTAGAAATTATCAAACGATTGGTTGATAATTCTGAGTTTGAACAATACAAAGAAGGTTATGGAAAAACCATCTTAACAGGTTATGCACGAATTGATGGTTGGGCAGTTGGAATTGTTGCCAATCAACGAAAATTGGTAAAAACAAAAAACGGAGAAATGCAATTTGGCGGAGTTATATACAACGATTCTGCTGACAAAGCAACTCGTTTTATTGCCAATTGTAATCAGAAAAAAATTCCATTGGTTTTTTTACAAGATGTTACAGGTTTTATGGTTGGAAGCAAATCCGAACATGGAGGAATCATTAAAGATGGCGCTAAAATGGTAAATGCCGTCAGCAATTCTGTAGTTCCAAAATTCACTGTTATTATCGGAAATTCTTATGGTGCAGGAAATTATGCCATGTGTGGAAAAGCGTACGACCCAAGATTGATTGTTGCTTGGCCAAGTGCTGAATTGGCTGTGATGAGTGGAAATTCAGCCGCAAAAGTGCTGTTGCAAATAGAAACTGCTTCCTTGAAGAAGAAAGGCGAAATCATCACTCCTGAAAAAGAACAGGAATTATTTGACAAAATAAAATCGCGCTATGACAAACAAATCTCCCCTTATTATGCTGCTGCACGAATTTGGACAGATGCTGTCATCAATCCTTTAGATACTAGAAAATGGATTTCTATGGGGATTGAAGCTGCCAATCACGCACCTATTGAAAAGAAATTTAATCTGGGAATTTTACAAGTTTAA